A portion of the Tindallia magadiensis genome contains these proteins:
- a CDS encoding isoprenyl transferase, whose translation MKDMPRHIAIIMDGNGRWAQKKNLPRTVGHKKGVDSLRNTVKEASSLSIDILTVFAFSTENWKRPAEEVSFLMKLLSEFIQKELSELHKNNVKIRVMGDLSVLNTGLQSKINDAVMLTNTNTGLILNIALNYGGRHEIVRAVKKILNEKSHSVDGESLTEDHINSRLDTFDLPDPDLLIRTSGEYRVSNFMIWQLAYTEFYFTDTLWPDFDGEELKKAIKHYKARSRRFGGL comes from the coding sequence ATGAAAGATATGCCGCGACATATTGCAATTATCATGGACGGAAATGGGCGATGGGCGCAGAAAAAAAACTTACCAAGAACCGTAGGTCATAAAAAAGGTGTTGATTCTTTACGAAATACGGTTAAAGAAGCTTCTAGTCTTTCTATTGATATTCTAACAGTTTTTGCTTTTTCTACAGAGAATTGGAAGAGACCAGCTGAAGAAGTTAGTTTTCTAATGAAGCTTCTAAGTGAGTTTATTCAAAAAGAACTAAGTGAGTTACATAAAAACAATGTAAAAATAAGAGTCATGGGAGATTTATCTGTTTTGAATACAGGCCTTCAGTCAAAAATAAATGATGCTGTAATGCTAACAAATACAAATACGGGACTTATATTAAACATAGCACTTAATTATGGTGGACGACATGAGATAGTAAGAGCAGTGAAAAAAATTTTGAATGAAAAAAGCCACAGCGTTGATGGTGAATCTCTCACTGAAGATCATATTAATAGCAGACTAGATACTTTTGATTTACCAGATCCAGACTTATTGATACGTACTAGTGGTGAGTATAGGGTTAGTAATTTTATGATTTGGCAGCTTGCATATACCGAATTTTATTTTACAGATACATTATGGCCTGATTTTGACGGTGAAGAACTAAAAAAAGCAATTAAGCACTATAAAGCACGATCCCGTCGCTTTGGTGGCCTATAG
- the frr gene encoding ribosome recycling factor, which yields MQLEIHRAIEEKMNKTVNVVNDEFKSIRAGRANPAMLDRITVEYYGAVVPLNQVATVSTPEPRMISIQPFDVSSLKEIEKAIQKSDLGINPSTDGKIIRLIIPQLTEERRKDLIKVVKAKAEEGRVAIRNERRWGNDSLKKMEKDGELTEDDLKQAQEKVQKLTDTYIQKIENLLATKEKEILEV from the coding sequence ATGCAACTAGAGATACACAGAGCTATTGAAGAAAAAATGAACAAGACAGTAAATGTTGTAAATGATGAGTTTAAAAGTATTAGGGCAGGTCGTGCTAATCCAGCTATGTTAGATAGAATTACTGTAGAATACTATGGTGCCGTTGTTCCGCTAAATCAAGTAGCTACGGTATCAACTCCTGAACCGCGTATGATATCAATTCAGCCTTTTGACGTATCTTCACTAAAAGAAATTGAAAAGGCGATTCAAAAATCAGACTTAGGTATTAATCCATCTACTGACGGTAAAATTATACGTTTAATTATACCGCAATTAACCGAAGAACGAAGAAAAGACTTAATAAAAGTTGTTAAAGCAAAAGCTGAAGAAGGCCGTGTTGCAATTCGGAATGAGCGAAGATGGGGAAATGATTCTTTGAAAAAGATGGAGAAAGATGGAGAATTGACCGAGGATGATCTGAAACAAGCTCAAGAAAAAGTGCAAAAATTAACGGATACGTATATTCAAAAAATAGAAAACTTGTTAGCTACTAAAGAAAAGGAAATTTTGGAGGTATAG
- the pyrH gene encoding UMP kinase, protein MGKPLYKRILLKLSGEALAGSKGFGLDTETINRIAVQIKEVIRMDVQVAIVVGGGNFWRGRSGESMDRTTADYMGMMATVINGLALQDALENIGVITRVQTAIEMRQIAEPYIRRRAVRHLEKNRVVIFAAGTGNPYFSTDTTAALRAAEIEAEVILLAKKVDAVYDKDPNQNDDACKFDDVSYIEILNRGLKVMDSTATSLCMDNKIPLKVFGLDDPENIKKVVLGKSLGTYIHS, encoded by the coding sequence ATGGGGAAACCTTTATACAAAAGAATACTGTTGAAGCTAAGCGGTGAAGCTTTAGCTGGCTCGAAAGGTTTTGGTCTTGATACGGAGACGATAAACCGAATTGCTGTTCAAATAAAAGAAGTTATTAGAATGGATGTACAGGTCGCTATTGTCGTTGGCGGAGGGAACTTCTGGCGAGGAAGATCTGGTGAAAGTATGGACCGAACAACAGCTGACTATATGGGTATGATGGCTACTGTTATTAATGGGCTTGCATTACAGGACGCCCTTGAAAATATAGGTGTTATTACTAGGGTGCAAACAGCAATAGAGATGAGACAAATTGCAGAACCTTATATACGACGTCGGGCGGTGCGTCATCTTGAGAAAAACCGAGTAGTTATTTTTGCGGCAGGTACTGGGAATCCGTATTTTTCAACGGATACTACTGCTGCTTTGAGAGCTGCTGAGATAGAGGCTGAAGTTATTTTACTTGCAAAAAAAGTAGATGCTGTATATGATAAAGATCCTAACCAAAATGATGATGCTTGCAAATTTGATGATGTTAGTTATATAGAAATTTTGAATAGAGGGTTAAAAGTGATGGATTCTACAGCAACTTCTTTATGTATGGATAATAAAATACCCTTAAAAGTTTTTGGACTTGATGATCCTGAAAATATAAAAAAAGTAGTATTAGGTAAATCGTTGGGAACATATATACATAGTTGA
- the tsf gene encoding translation elongation factor Ts has protein sequence MSITATMVKELREKTSAGMMDCKKALTETNGNMEKAVEFLREKGLAAVAKKAGRVAAEGIVEAYIHGGRIGVLVEVNSETDFVAKNEEFRMFVKDVAMQIAASNPQYVNKEEVPKEKIEAEKDILRKQALNEGKPEKIIDKMVEGRIEKYYKEVCLLEQDFVKDPDKTVGELLTEKVAKIGENLNIRRFSRFEVGEGIDKKEENFAEEVAKQIQ, from the coding sequence ATGAGCATAACAGCGACTATGGTAAAAGAATTGCGTGAAAAAACAAGTGCAGGTATGATGGATTGTAAAAAGGCTTTAACAGAAACAAATGGAAACATGGAAAAAGCGGTTGAATTTCTACGGGAAAAAGGACTTGCGGCTGTTGCTAAAAAGGCTGGTCGTGTTGCTGCTGAAGGAATTGTAGAAGCATATATACATGGTGGGCGCATAGGTGTATTAGTAGAAGTGAATTCAGAAACAGATTTTGTTGCTAAAAATGAAGAGTTTAGAATGTTTGTAAAAGATGTTGCGATGCAGATTGCAGCTTCAAATCCTCAATATGTAAATAAAGAGGAAGTTCCTAAAGAAAAAATCGAAGCTGAAAAAGATATTCTTAGAAAACAGGCACTGAACGAAGGCAAACCAGAAAAAATCATTGATAAAATGGTTGAAGGAAGAATAGAGAAATACTACAAAGAAGTATGTTTGCTAGAGCAGGATTTTGTTAAAGATCCTGATAAAACTGTTGGTGAGCTGTTGACTGAAAAAGTTGCTAAAATTGGAGAAAATTTAAACATAAGAAGATTTTCTCGCTTTGAAGTAGGCGAGGGAATTGATAAGAAAGAAGAAAACTTTGCTGAAGAAGTTGCAAAACAAATCCAATAG
- the rpsB gene encoding 30S ribosomal protein S2: protein MSVVSMKQLLEAGVHFGHQTRRWNPKMSKFIFTERNGIYIIDLQKTVKKVDEAYRIIKEIAEENGNILFVGTKKQAQESIEEEAKRCGMYYVNQRWLGGMLTNYQTIKKRIHRLRELEKMEEDGTFDLLPKKEVIQLRHEMDRLEKFLGGIKDMKEMPKAVFVVDPRKERIAILEAKKLGIPVIAIVDTNCDPDEVDYVIPGNDDAIRAVKLLASTMADAVLEGRQGFQTEEERA, encoded by the coding sequence ATGAGCGTTGTATCAATGAAACAATTACTGGAAGCAGGGGTTCACTTTGGACACCAAACAAGAAGATGGAATCCTAAAATGTCGAAATTTATATTTACGGAAAGAAATGGTATTTATATCATAGATCTTCAAAAAACCGTAAAAAAAGTAGACGAAGCTTATCGTATCATCAAAGAGATTGCTGAAGAAAACGGCAATATTTTGTTTGTAGGAACAAAAAAACAAGCTCAAGAATCAATAGAGGAAGAAGCCAAAAGATGCGGTATGTACTACGTTAACCAAAGATGGTTGGGTGGTATGTTGACGAACTATCAGACGATTAAGAAAAGAATTCATAGACTTCGGGAGTTAGAAAAAATGGAAGAAGATGGAACTTTTGATCTTCTACCTAAAAAAGAAGTAATTCAGTTAAGGCATGAAATGGATCGACTTGAAAAGTTTTTAGGTGGCATAAAAGACATGAAAGAAATGCCAAAAGCAGTTTTTGTAGTTGATCCAAGAAAAGAGAGAATAGCAATTCTTGAAGCGAAAAAGCTAGGTATTCCTGTAATTGCTATTGTTGATACAAATTGTGACCCTGATGAAGTTGATTACGTTATACCTGGAAATGACGATGCGATACGTGCTGTAAAACTATTAGCATCAACAATGGCAGATGCTGTCCTTGAAGGTCGTCAAGGATTTCAAACGGAAGAAGAAAGAGCTTAA
- a CDS encoding DUF342 domain-containing protein, giving the protein MININNSNNDENDNIDGTVSIEIDPQKLKATMVLSAPEGDGKPVAFEEANDEIKKAGITFGLYHQAIKDWVENQIVNEPLIIAEAKLPEDGKDGKVKFLFNIEGSKKISIQEDGSVDFKNLNLIQNVEAGQVLAEKIPATEGTPGTNVKGEQIEQKPGKEPSFHAGKNAVISDDGLKILAEIDGQALLRDGKITVSPVYDVPANVDNTTGNIRFKGKVIVRGNVKSGFSIEADGDIEVHGVVEGAILKSNGHIILNRGVQGNNQAELYSKGDLIAKYIENTKIIAGGNIEADCILHSIASSKKKIIIKGKRGLIVGGIVKATEEIEAKVIGSSMGTQTKIEVGIDPEIKEKYDKSQSKLKETLKNLDNLKKTIGILNKMSKNATLPSDKKEMLVRSVKTYEVLKDQQIDLQEEIKGMTKEMENATKGKIHVSSTVHPGVKFAIYNATKHVYDDIAMCTLYYKEGDIVVGMYEK; this is encoded by the coding sequence ATGATCAATATTAACAATTCTAATAATGATGAAAATGATAATATAGACGGGACTGTATCAATTGAAATCGACCCTCAAAAGTTAAAAGCAACAATGGTGCTATCAGCTCCGGAAGGTGATGGTAAACCAGTTGCTTTTGAAGAAGCTAATGATGAAATTAAAAAGGCAGGAATCACTTTCGGGCTTTATCATCAAGCAATAAAGGATTGGGTTGAAAACCAAATAGTGAACGAACCGTTGATCATTGCTGAAGCAAAACTGCCGGAAGATGGTAAAGATGGAAAGGTTAAATTTTTATTTAATATAGAAGGTTCAAAAAAGATTTCGATTCAAGAAGATGGCTCTGTTGATTTTAAAAACCTCAATTTGATTCAAAATGTTGAAGCAGGGCAAGTTCTTGCAGAAAAAATACCAGCTACCGAAGGCACTCCTGGAACAAATGTAAAGGGTGAACAAATAGAACAGAAACCGGGAAAAGAACCATCTTTTCATGCAGGTAAAAATGCTGTAATAAGTGATGATGGACTTAAAATTTTAGCTGAAATTGACGGACAAGCTCTTTTAAGGGATGGAAAAATAACTGTAAGTCCTGTCTATGATGTTCCAGCAAATGTTGACAACACGACTGGTAATATTCGTTTCAAAGGCAAGGTAATTGTACGTGGAAATGTAAAGTCTGGTTTTAGCATTGAAGCTGATGGAGATATTGAAGTACACGGTGTTGTTGAAGGTGCCATCTTAAAATCTAATGGACACATCATTTTAAATAGAGGTGTTCAGGGAAATAATCAGGCAGAACTGTATTCTAAAGGGGATTTGATAGCCAAATACATAGAAAATACTAAAATTATTGCTGGCGGTAATATAGAAGCGGATTGTATATTGCATAGTATAGCTTCCTCTAAGAAAAAAATAATTATTAAAGGAAAGCGCGGGCTTATTGTTGGTGGTATTGTTAAGGCAACAGAAGAAATTGAAGCTAAAGTAATAGGAAGTTCAATGGGTACACAGACTAAAATTGAGGTAGGGATAGATCCTGAAATAAAAGAAAAGTATGACAAATCTCAATCTAAGCTTAAAGAAACATTGAAAAACTTGGATAATCTCAAAAAAACAATAGGTATATTAAATAAAATGAGCAAGAATGCAACATTACCCTCTGACAAGAAAGAAATGCTTGTACGATCTGTTAAGACCTATGAAGTTTTAAAAGATCAGCAGATAGATCTTCAAGAGGAAATTAAAGGCATGACTAAAGAAATGGAAAATGCAACAAAAGGTAAAATTCATGTATCTTCAACAGTCCATCCAGGTGTTAAGTTTGCTATATATAATGCCACAAAACATGTTTATGATGATATAGCAATGTGTACCTTGTATTACAAAGAAGGCGATATAGTCGTGGGTATGTATGAAAAGTAA
- a CDS encoding FliA/WhiG family RNA polymerase sigma factor, whose amino-acid sequence MDSNILWQQYLDNRDANTKNQLIEKYIELVKIVAGRLYSTYGNHLDFDDLVSFGIFGLIDAIDKFNPEKNVKFETYAQIRIRGAIIDQIRNMDWIPRSIRQKSKLIDDAISKLENSSKIESITDNMIAEETGMTIREIQNVMQQTSAYNIVSLEENLIDATDENSLADAKDELPEERLINAEMKERLIKGIKELPDKEKQVITLYYYEELTYKEIGTILGVSESRVSQLHSKAISKIKYQLL is encoded by the coding sequence ATGGACTCAAATATCCTATGGCAACAATATTTAGATAACAGAGATGCGAATACGAAGAATCAATTAATTGAAAAGTATATCGAATTAGTTAAAATTGTAGCGGGTCGATTGTATTCTACTTATGGCAATCACTTGGATTTTGATGATCTAGTAAGTTTTGGTATTTTTGGTTTAATTGATGCGATCGATAAGTTTAACCCGGAAAAAAATGTAAAATTCGAAACATATGCTCAAATAAGAATTAGAGGCGCAATTATTGATCAGATTAGAAACATGGACTGGATTCCTCGATCAATTCGACAAAAGTCAAAATTAATCGACGATGCGATATCAAAGCTAGAAAATTCATCAAAGATTGAAAGCATTACAGATAATATGATTGCAGAAGAAACAGGTATGACTATTCGAGAAATTCAAAATGTCATGCAACAAACTAGTGCTTACAATATAGTTTCTTTGGAAGAGAATTTAATAGATGCTACTGATGAGAATAGCTTAGCAGATGCAAAAGACGAACTGCCAGAAGAAAGACTAATCAACGCTGAAATGAAAGAACGTTTGATTAAAGGTATAAAAGAATTACCCGACAAAGAAAAACAAGTAATAACTTTATACTATTATGAAGAGTTAACATACAAAGAAATAGGAACTATATTAGGTGTTTCGGAATCAAGAGTATCTCAACTTCATTCAAAAGCAATTTCTAAAATTAAATATCAACTTTTGTAA
- a CDS encoding chemotaxis protein CheD, whose protein sequence is MQDIIKVGMADLKVVKSPHILTTLGLGSCVGIAVYDLNNQIAGLAHIMLPDSTQIKNNANKAKFADTAMEVLLEELKKQGANDRKLTAKIAGGAQMFALDNKSDMMKIGARNAQATKKILNDYKIPLLAEDTGGNFGRTIEVYPDTGILLVKAIGKGKTEL, encoded by the coding sequence ATGCAGGACATAATAAAAGTAGGCATGGCTGATCTAAAGGTTGTTAAATCGCCTCATATTTTAACGACGCTAGGTCTTGGTTCATGTGTTGGAATTGCAGTTTACGATCTAAACAACCAGATCGCTGGCTTGGCACATATTATGCTTCCTGACAGCACACAGATTAAAAATAATGCTAATAAAGCAAAATTTGCAGACACTGCCATGGAAGTTCTGTTAGAAGAACTTAAAAAACAGGGTGCTAATGATAGAAAACTTACAGCTAAAATCGCCGGCGGTGCACAGATGTTTGCACTAGACAATAAATCTGATATGATGAAAATAGGAGCTAGAAATGCACAAGCCACTAAAAAAATATTAAATGACTATAAAATTCCGTTATTAGCGGAAGACACTGGTGGTAATTTCGGAAGGACTATTGAGGTGTATCCTGATACAGGTATACTGCTAGTGAAAGCGATAGGAAAAGGTAAGACTGAGCTATAA
- a CDS encoding chemotaxis protein CheC: protein MNLSVNDLNSMHLDVLKEIGNIGAGNAATSLAVMIQKKVDMQVPVVKILDVQDVPMVLGGEENIVAGIYFGMTGEIEGNIMVLLDMPSARKLTNFMMGGLSETSCEDDLSQLNDMEKSALQEIGNILSGSYVSSLASLTNLRVELTTPSLCVDMAGAILSVPAIQFGTISDCVLMIENTLFDGHQEMKANFFLIPDENSFDVLLQSLGVSG, encoded by the coding sequence TTGAATCTTTCAGTTAATGATCTAAATAGTATGCATTTAGATGTCCTAAAAGAAATTGGGAATATAGGTGCAGGTAATGCAGCAACGTCCCTCGCGGTAATGATTCAAAAAAAAGTTGATATGCAAGTGCCAGTTGTTAAAATTTTAGATGTCCAAGATGTACCTATGGTGCTTGGCGGAGAAGAAAATATTGTAGCTGGAATTTATTTTGGTATGACAGGCGAAATTGAAGGGAATATCATGGTTTTGCTAGATATGCCATCAGCCAGAAAACTGACTAATTTTATGATGGGTGGATTATCTGAAACCTCTTGTGAGGACGATTTATCTCAACTGAATGATATGGAAAAGTCTGCATTACAAGAAATTGGAAATATATTATCCGGCTCCTACGTTTCATCACTTGCTTCGTTGACAAATCTAAGAGTAGAGTTAACAACGCCCTCTTTATGTGTCGATATGGCGGGGGCTATTTTAAGCGTTCCAGCTATTCAATTTGGAACGATAAGTGACTGTGTTTTAATGATTGAAAATACACTGTTTGATGGCCATCAAGAGATGAAAGCAAATTTCTTTCTTATACCGGATGAGAATTCTTTTGATGTCTTATTACAGAGCTTAGGAGTGAGTGGGTGA
- a CDS encoding chemotaxis protein CheW, with product MSQYENEKQSDIDQFVIFKLDQESYGVSIHYVEIIEKVTAITRVPNSNDFVLGVINLRGEIVSVIDLRKRFNLSPSKITEESRIIILSVEDMTVGILTDSSSEVLNIPKNQIENTGTVLSIVDETSVEGIGKVDDRMIILLDIYSILELDKAEN from the coding sequence ATGAGCCAATATGAAAATGAAAAACAAAGTGATATTGACCAATTCGTTATTTTTAAGCTCGATCAGGAATCTTATGGAGTGTCTATTCACTATGTAGAAATTATTGAAAAGGTTACTGCTATTACTAGAGTACCCAATTCTAACGATTTTGTTCTGGGTGTCATAAACTTGCGTGGAGAGATTGTTTCAGTAATTGACTTGCGAAAACGCTTTAACCTGTCTCCTTCAAAAATTACTGAGGAGTCACGAATTATTATACTATCTGTTGAAGATATGACAGTGGGCATTTTGACAGATAGTTCATCAGAGGTCTTAAACATACCTAAAAATCAAATTGAGAATACAGGAACTGTATTGAGTATTGTTGATGAAACAAGTGTTGAAGGAATTGGAAAAGTTGATGACCGTATGATTATTCTTTTAGACATATATTCAATTCTTGAACTGGATAAGGCTGAGAATTGA